Proteins from a genomic interval of Streptococcus oralis:
- a CDS encoding DUF2268 domain-containing protein, which translates to MKINMIRSDKVYQEMLELPLEKREGCFRAKILGPFATKYQTQHIPLKAKYPGGFDALFLLGFMNQLPATLSEKDRPAIDALSSDQLWQNCQDTIKRSIGLFEQAGYDLEVEDYHFTILLGNPEKPMLQLNKGYSGDGGIPGYLMLSLLPNDYTLPRVQAALAHECNHNVRFQFVKWNQQTTLADWVVSEGLAESFAAEIYGKDLIGPWVTSTSPEQLEEIKPIISSQLQLTGMAEMAPYLYGDEIAEIQGQIPVGMPYAAGYAYGYHLIQAYLKMTGKTIIEATVTPTEQILEATKDFWK; encoded by the coding sequence ATGAAAATCAATATGATTCGTTCAGATAAAGTTTATCAAGAGATGCTAGAGCTACCCTTAGAAAAGAGAGAAGGTTGCTTTCGAGCCAAAATATTAGGACCTTTTGCAACGAAATACCAAACTCAACACATTCCTTTAAAAGCGAAGTATCCTGGAGGATTTGATGCTCTGTTTCTACTTGGCTTTATGAATCAGTTGCCTGCAACTCTCTCGGAAAAGGATAGACCGGCTATCGACGCTCTAAGTTCTGATCAACTCTGGCAAAATTGTCAAGATACCATCAAGAGGAGTATTGGTCTTTTTGAGCAGGCTGGCTATGACTTAGAGGTTGAGGATTACCATTTTACTATTTTATTGGGCAATCCAGAAAAACCTATGCTACAGCTCAATAAGGGTTATAGCGGAGATGGTGGAATTCCAGGATACCTCATGCTTAGTCTGTTACCAAATGACTATACTTTGCCCCGTGTACAGGCGGCGTTGGCCCATGAGTGTAATCACAATGTCCGTTTCCAATTTGTCAAATGGAATCAGCAGACGACATTAGCAGACTGGGTAGTCAGTGAAGGATTGGCAGAGTCTTTTGCGGCTGAGATCTATGGTAAGGATCTCATTGGGCCTTGGGTCACTTCAACCAGTCCAGAGCAGTTAGAAGAGATTAAGCCCATCATATCAAGTCAGCTTCAGCTAACGGGGATGGCGGAAATGGCTCCTTATCTCTACGGTGATGAAATAGCTGAGATACAGGGGCAGATACCGGTTGGAATGCCCTATGCTGCGGGCTATGCTTATGGCTATCATCTGATACAAGCCTATCTGAAAATGACTGGCAAAACTATTATTGAAGCAACTGTGACACCAACGGAACAGATTTTAGAGGCGACGAAAGACTTTTGGAAATGA
- a CDS encoding EXLDI protein, producing MHYKRVELKVTNQGIHEHKIFQGVKIFSRSKLSKDRKSILTQKLYLTPKQNIVYYQRTDVNYDQNWHHHKDYYELAYGQMDRETIFKVCQDFDELSPFLENELLEKLKEKQSTGKFFEKLDI from the coding sequence ATGCACTATAAAAGAGTTGAATTAAAAGTCACAAATCAAGGTATCCATGAGCACAAGATTTTTCAAGGTGTTAAGATTTTCAGTCGTAGCAAGTTATCCAAAGATCGGAAAAGCATTCTAACACAGAAGCTTTACCTGACACCGAAGCAGAACATCGTTTACTATCAACGTACAGATGTCAACTATGACCAGAACTGGCATCATCATAAGGACTATTACGAATTAGCTTATGGTCAAATGGATAGAGAGACGATTTTTAAGGTTTGCCAAGATTTTGACGAACTAAGTCCTTTTCTGGAGAACGAGCTGCTGGAGAAGCTAAAAGAAAAGCAGTCAACAGGCAAATTTTTTGAAAAATTAGATATATAA